The Deltaproteobacteria bacterium genome contains the following window.
CGCGACGGCCGATCGACGCGGTCGCGGCGAACCCGAGCTGCTGCTCGGCGGCGGCGCGCAGCACGGCCGCGACCTCCGGGCTCTGGGTGTCGAGCGGGGAGGTCAAGATCGCGTCCGAGACGACGATCTCGAAGCGAGGTTGCTCGAAGGCGACGCGGCAACGCAGCACGCGCTCGTACTCGGCCAGGTCGCCGGCGCGCGCGTGCGGGAAGCGGATCGCGGTCGGCCGGAACCGGCCGCCCGTCGAGCGCGCGAGGTCGGTGACGATCACGCCGGCGAGGTACTCGGCGAGCTGGCGCGCCGCGGCCTCGGGCCAGGCCGTGAAGACGGCGGCGGCTCCGCCCGGGCGGCGTTGCCACGCCACCTCGACCTCGTCCATCGAGACCGCGAGGAAACGCGTGAGCTCCTCGAGCGCGCGGGCGACCGTCGGTTGGGTGGTGGCGAGGTAGCTCAGGAGGTCGCGCGAGCCGAGCTCGGCCGCGTGCAGCGCGACGAGCGGGTCGCCGCGCGCCGCCTCGGCCGCGGTC
Protein-coding sequences here:
- a CDS encoding AraC family transcriptional regulator ligand-binding domain-containing protein, giving the protein MGERTSGAGGIQVGDLLQNLRLLGLDPGPICGAVGLDHATLLLPTTRVPWRVVRAVLTAAEAARGDPLVALHAAELGSRDLLSYLATTQPTVARALEELTRFLAVSMDEVEVAWQRRPGGAAAVFTAWPEAAARQLAEYLAGVIVTDLARSTGGRFRPTAIRFPHARAGDLAEYERVLRCRVAFEQPRFEIVVSDAILTSPLDTQSPEVAAVLRAAAEQQLGFAATASIGRRVGAEVRAALARREDASPAAVAKRLAISHRTLQRRLEDEGTSFRALRDEARHERALQRLADPAATITIVADEMGFADVGAFHKAFRRWTGTSPHAYRRSVLSQG